The following DNA comes from Brienomyrus brachyistius isolate T26 unplaced genomic scaffold, BBRACH_0.4 scaffold85, whole genome shotgun sequence.
ttcttATTTGCCTATGTCATTGATCAGTTTGTGACTATGGTAACCAACACTGGTCAAACTGACTGTAATCTATGCAGCTCTGATTGATTCGGAACCAGATCTGACCTTTGGACAAGCGGACGTGATATGGAGTTGCCTGCACTGGCCTCCTGGCGTGTTGCTCTCTTGTTTTAGCATGTATGCAACTGCACCGAAAAGTCATTGGTGTTGGACCTTGTAGTATCTAGTAGGGACGTACATGGCTGAGTGCCAGACCGTGCGACGTTTTGATATGGAGCTGCCCATCATCGAAATGAATACTGATCTCAGTGTGACGATCCCCCCCCCTCAAATGCTAGTGAGACCAGTTCCTCTGGGGCGTAAACTCATTTTCTTTGCACGCATAAGAATTGTACATTTGAATGACAAATTGGAAGCCTTCAAATAAGAATATGTACTTGCTGCCTTATTTTTGAAAATATTTACGATTAttctctcatattttgtttgccaAAAGTTAATCATGATTTCTCGTGCAGCATATAATGgagaatatgcataaaatcaTGCCATATGCATCGTCTGTAGATATCATCACATCTTACTGTCATTTCCACATTGGTCTCTAAGAGACGGGAAATTGCAGGAAGTGAATGTACATATTAGAGGCTatcataaccccccccctcccccaacagccattaaatgtaaaataaagcattaaacGTCCTGTTTGGCAGAGTAATGATTTACTAGAATTAGTATGTTTTCTGTGCTTTTTTTGGTTGTATATTCTACCAGAACAATGTATGCGTTACCAAATGTTTGTGGAAATTTGTATTTGATTTTGTCAACTCTAAACCTGTATTAGTCTGGTGGATTTTAAGATCAACAGTTAACAAGTCCAAGAAATAAAATATGAGACGATACACAATGTGACTTCCTGTTTCTTTTAGAGACTGCGTGCAGGTTTAATGTCTGATAAgcaatttctgctgttcactggATATGTGCTGTAATGAGTGGGGTTAGCTTAATGGGTACCTGCCCTAACACTTTCAGAGTGTCCAGGATGTGTGCTTGGAGAATAGTGTCCAGCTGAGGAGTTCCCCTGTCAGTACGTGAGGCTCACAGGAAGCCACTGGAATTCTCTGGACCTCAGGGGTGATGCATGCTTTGAATTCCAACATATACAAGGCAGAGAAGTTAAATCATCAGAAGCCTCAAACACTTACAGAAGATGCTGGCAAACTGAACAGTGTGCTTCTCCAGTGAAACAGTAATACATAATTACACTCACACTGGTTGTAACTATGAAACAAATGCCATAATCAGTCAAATTTGTTAACAACCATTAAGCAGTAAAGGGAGAATCCAGCTGTGACTTCACTGTGTTTAATAACGATGCATTTCACTACATAAAGGGAGCCCCAAAGATTTTGGCCAGCATTGCCCATCTGGTACCATAACTAAGACAGTCAATTTAAAACCCAAATTAATTTGAAAACTATTAAACGGCGGGAGCTGCAGGGCGGCATGGCACCCCCTGTGGGCAGAGCAGGGTGAGGCAGCACCTATCTGTCCAATCGGCAAGGCGGGCGACGCGGGGCCCCGCCCTTCGGAGCCAGAGCGAGGCTGGGCCTTCACCGCCGGCGTTCCCAGCAAGCACTGCGGCAAAGCCAGCGGAAAAAAATAGAGTCCGGTAACCGAGGGGCGCCGAGTCGGACGGGATCGGCTAACTGGCTCGCTCTCAATAAAGGAGAAAGAAAAaagtgaaatatatatatataatatcttAACGGTTCGACATGGCCGACAACGAGAAGCTGGACAACCAGAGGCTGAAGAACTTCAAGAATAAGGGCCGAGATTTGGAGGTGAAGCGCCGCCGCGCAGCTAGCTGCGCCGCTGTTTTATTACGGGTTCTGTGTGATTTTGGGCCGCCTTCGGCTCCCCGGGGGCTCCTTACTCTGCAATCGCTGCCTCTGGTGTGGCGTCGTTGGTCATTTCTGTGGGATGGGCGGTCGCTGGCCGGCCTGGGCCGGGACGCCCCGCCGTGGCGGGTGAGGCCTGGCCCAGTCGGCTGGCTAGCGCCGGGTAGCCCCAAGCCCCCGGAGGGTGAGTAATCTCAAGGCCggccctgtgtgcgtgtgtagggCCCACGGTTGAGGCGTCTGTTCCGGTGTGCTTTCTGCCGCCGGATTCCCAGGGCTGTGGGCCTGCCAGCCTTCTGACCTTTTCAAAACCCAGGAACGGCGGATGGGGGCTGGCTTCGGGCTGTAAGGGTTAACTGCGTGTTGCTTGTTAGCACCCGAACCGGGTTACATCGTTACATAGGCTTGTCAGTTGGCGCAGTTACTAACTAACGACCGTGTTTTTTCCGAAACATGATTTCGATACGGTGTTTAGACAGGACAGGAGCCGCCTTGTTACAGGGCGGAACAGGGCGCAGCGTTCGGCCGTAGTACCCTGTTTGTACTATCTAGCTACCTAGTTACCCAGTACCTAGCTGAGAGCTTGCACAACACTCGCTTGTGAAATCAAGCCTTTCCTATCCGGTTAGGTGCTTGACGGTTCCTTGTCGCCCTGCACGGTGCCTGGACCTCTGTTTATTCAACGACAACTAGCTTTGCTTAAGACCGGCAGGAAAAATGGCGCTGTACGGAGACTAGATGCAGGTAATTCTCGTGTAATCCCTCAAAAACTGTGGTGTGCTTTTACATTTTAAGTAGATTAGCCCGGCCTGAGTAACTGCCCGCCCCCCCGATATGGAAAGGCGCCGTGTAGATCCTGAGAAGATAACATACAAACTCATGACCAGATTGCCTGTGTGTTCCATCAAGTCAGTGTTTTGCGTGCTGACTTGGTAGGGTTGAATGCCGGAGGCATGTGAGTACCGTGTAGGCATAAAGTTTGACATTAGCAGTCACTTTCAGGGCGTTATTCGGGGTGTGCGGTATGCAGACGCCCTgtcctgggtctggctccatTGAGCCTTGGAAAATGGAGCCTCGCCTCTGATCTGAGACTTATTGCGCTGCTCTGCCTGTCAGAGTTTGTCCTTAGTTGTAATAGTGGTCCAGTGCCATTTCTATACTAGGTTTATAAGGAACCAGACGCAGAGTTACTTTTATGTAAGTGAGCTTGATTGGGGTGCTAGTGGTGTATTTAGTGTTGTTCAGCTGAGCCATTCCGCGCGATGTGGTGTCCAAAGCACGTGTGCTCATTGGTGTTCGTGAATTCCCTTTTCCAGACGATGAGAAGGCAGCGGAACGAGGTTGTAGTGGAACTGAGAAAGGTACGTGTGTCCGTCTCCCTGTTCAGTATTCGGCCttaagattggggggggggttcaaaagCAATCCAGGCCTTTCAGTCTGATTCATCTGGATGtaactgctgtgtgagtgactgtagAAGACTGATGGTTCTGCCTACTCCTGCCCCAATGCCAGAACAAACGCGACGAACACCTCCTGAAGCGAAGGAACGTTCCCCATGAAGATATCTGCGAGGACTCTGATGTGGATGGGGACTTCAGAGCAGTAAGGGCCTTTGACACTTATTATGACTGTGACTGGGTTCACATGTAAACACCAGTGGTTTCCTGTGTTCCTTCTTTCTATAAACTCTGCCATTTTTTTCACAGCTCGGTTTTTATGTCCGGATTGAAATTTGTtcatttgctacttagattttCACTGCTTCActgatgcatttttattttgcagCAAAACACCTCTTTAGAAGCAATAGTCCAGGTAAGCTTGTCGTGGCTTTGATGTGGCACTCAGTAATGGAGGCTGTAGTATGAGTGCTGTGTTAGGGTAGTCTGGTCAGCATCTAATTTGCCTATAGTGTTCGATTACTGTGGCTGTGCTATTTACTGCTCTGCAAATAGTGGTTTGTTAAAGTACTGCAGGACCGTGTCTGTCAGTTCCTTCTAAAATGGCAGTCTGTTCTGCTCTGTCCCAGAACGCCACCAGCGATAACCAGGGTGTGCAGCTCAGTGCAGTGCAGGCCGCACGGTAGGgatgcgcccccccccaaattcatTCTGTTGATGTGCCTTTTGAATACGTCTGTGCTGCTCATTGCGAGTGGCTCTTTGGATGGTGGATAGCTGATGGTTTAGAGGATCCTGCGTCTTGCTCTTCTGCCCTTCACAGGAAGCTGCTGTCCAGTGACCGCAACCCGCCCATCGACGACCTCATCAAGTCTGGGATTCTACCCATATTGGTCCACTGCCTGGACCGAGATGACAAGTAAGCGCTCTTTGGACCATGGGAGCACTTCGCAACAAACTATCCTAAGTCTGTCCATTGGTTGTTTGTCCCATTCTTAGGTCTTTGTAGATCTATTTTGAGAGCGACTACATCTGgaggaaaaaagaaacattttggGTTTTTTGATAGTTGATATGTTTGAGGGTTTATTGAGGACGTTTTCTGAGGGCAACGGAAGAATTTTGCCGACCCCTGTTATTTGACACAGTGTGTTTTGTTCCTGTTTAGCCCGTCGTTGCAGTTTGAGGCAGCCTGGGCTTTGACCAACATCGCATCCGGAACCTCGGAGCAGACGCAGGCTGTCGTGCAGTCCAGTATgttgtcatcttccttgctctgtGTGATTGGCCTCCCTGGCAGCCCTGAATATCTCTCTGGACACCAAGAATGTTTTCCTTCTATCTTCAGATGCCGTGCCCCTATTTCTGGGACTGTTGCAGTCCCCTCACCAGAATGTGTGTGAGCAGGCCGTCTGGGCGCTGGGCAACATCATTGGTGAGTGACGCCCACTTTGGGGGTCACATCGTTGGTCAGCCGGCCACTTCCACCCTCGGCCGCCTATAACTGCTTTGTAAATGTTCCTCCAGGTGATGGCCCTCAGTGCAGGGACTATGTGATAAGTCTGGGTGTGGTCAAGCCACTCCTCTCCTTCATCAGTCCTTCCATTCCAATCACGTTCCTGCGAAACGTGACCTGGGTCATGGTGAACCTGTGCCGTCACAAGGACCCGCCTCCACCCATGGAGACGATCCAGGAGGTAGCTTCCCGAACATCTGAGACCAGTGTAGAAACCTGAACGGTGCTGGCTAGCTCCTCCACTCTGAGCAGTCATTTAGAATCACGCTGGAGTCTTGTGTTTACCGGTTAAATTAGACTAGATGGGTTATAAATATACCTGACCCTGCATTTTCCCCCTGACTTGCACTCCTCTCCAACAGATCCTACCAGCCCTGTGTGTCCTGATCCACCACACGGACGTTAACGTGAGTACTGATGGGCTTCACTGATTCCTCTGCATTGTCAGTGTGTGCAAGCATTGTTCTGGGTATTGAAGTACAATGTTATTCCTGCTGCAATTGTGAAATATAAGCAGGAGAGTAGCATAGATCATTTTGAGCATCTTCTCCTGATCGTTTGGAAGATCTTACCTCTTGCTATCTGGAAGGTCGGCTGCTTTTGACTGACAGTGCGTCTtgctgcagatcttggtggACACGGTGTGGGCCCTGTCCTACCTGACGGATGCTGGAAACGAGCAGATTCAGATGGTGATCGACTCTGGTATCGTGCCGCACCTCGTGCCTCTTCTGAGCCACCAGGAGGTCAAAGTTCAGGTTGGTAGTTCAGGCTGCTGTTCCTGCGTCTGGCAGTTGACATCCTTTCCGTCTGTGCTTCTGCTTTGTAAATTGTGTTTTACAGCTGAATTGTAAGTAATTTTTCCTCTTACATTTCCATTTAAAGTTAGTATTAAGCTTACTTTTGATTGGGTCACAGTGACTGACTGCTTCTTGTCTCTTAGGTTGAGGCAACAATTTACTTTTCCCCAGAACGTTCCTGTATTTGGCTAAAGCTTAGTGTTACATAAATTACAGCCCACCCGCTAATCAGTTTTTCAGCCTTTTGATGGGAGGAGGTAACTGTTGTGTTCCAGTAGAACTAGATGTTCCCTTctttctgattggttggttcGTCCGGCCAGCCATTGTCACTGCATCCACATGGTTAGTCACTTTGCTTGGGAGCGACTTCCTGGCTCCTGTACCAGACTGGTGTCACGTCTGTTAATCTTGTCACGCctttctctggattcctcctgtgcctgcctgtgaaCCAAGTACTATAGGTTTTGGCGTGTATTAGAGGTTCCTGGTGGTAAAAATGTACATATTGAAAGCATTTTAAGAAGTGAGGGGGAGGAAGCACATCTGCTAATTGTGACCACCTGACTCTCAATAAGGTTGGAGCTCACCTCCTTTTTCATtggttgggttttttttttttttttgcccagggGGGTGTGCCCATGTGATCTGGTACTGTGAGTAGGGGTCCTGACTGCATAGAGCTGGGCTGCCCACCAGCTGCAGTTGCAGTGCTGGGCACTGACCTCCAATGACCTTTGCAGACAGAGCCAAACAGGAAACCTGAGACCCCCAGCCTTTGGGAACCGGGACAGGGGCTATCAATCAACCCCCCTCACTTGGCCTAGATGCGTTTGTCCTTGATGGTTTATTGATTGTGAGGCTTATGGGTAGGCTTACTGAGAGGTGCTTCCTTGCATAGAGCAGTGGTCTCACAGTACGAGCGTTTGGAATCCCTGCCACATCCACTTCTGTGTTCAGCCTGGCATActgacccctgctggtcatTTGCAGACAGCAGCGCTGAGGGCCGTGGGGAACATCGTCACTGGCACAGACGAGCAGACCCAGGTGGTCCTGAACTGTGAAGCTCTGGCCCATTTCCCCGCTCTCCTTACCCACCCCAAGGAGAAGATCAACAAGGTAAATGCCAGAGTCTGGCCTGCTGTAGCCATTGCTATTTTCTCAGATCCTACATGCTGTTTGTGTGTGCCACCTGTAGGAGGCTGTGTGGTTCCTGTCAAACATCACAGCAggaaaccagcagcaggtgcagGCTGTCATTGAAGCCAATCTGGTGCCTTTGATCATCCACCTCTTGGACAAGGTGAGTTCCTCCATGATAATTTTACTCACTACTTCAACCCCTACATCTTTATGCTGACATGTTTCATGCTGTGGAAGCACATTATAGTACAGTACTGTAAGCTAAACGCTATGCCAACTACCTCCAGGGAGACTTTGGCACCCAGAAGGAGGCTGCCTGGGCCATTAGCAACCTGACGATAAGTGGAAGAAAGGACCAGGTGAGATCCTTCAGTCCCATTTGCTGTGAAGACTAAAGCTAATTTCATCAATTTCCTAATAAGAATTCTGAGCTACATCCTGAAGAGAGTGAACTGTTGTGCACAATGCTAATGACAGGAAAGGGGGGGCAGTGGGAATCACAGCAATGTAGTGGTCagctcagtttttttttatagcacctttcacaacatAGTCGGCCCTCAGGGCACTTTTACATGAGTGTGTTGATTCATTAGTGGTGTCCCTCcaatcctggagggccagacccctgcacagtttttggtttaccctcatttaacacacctgattcaactccttgtactaattaccacacagctcttgagctgaatcatttgtggtggatcaAAGGAAGAACTAAGCTGCAcagggctccccccccccaagactggagtttgacacccctgcattATAACATCAataagacagaataatacaGGGACAGAGAAAAGGGAGGGTGGGAaacgaaaatgaaaaataaaggcAGATAAGGGTGAGGGACCAAAAACtcacacatggggggggggtcaacaggttgcaccccccacccccaggcatgCTAGCATtatagaaaaaaacaacaaatgggGTTGCTTCCTAAAAGCAAGGAGTAGACTGTGTTCTGTGTTCAGGTCAAGCGAAAGTCCGCGCTGCACTGTGTAGGGTGGCAGGTTGAAGTCTGTACCCTTGATGTTAGCTTGAGCAGTAGGTTGGGTTAAATCCCTTCATTGAACATGATGACCCTGCCCACTGTGGCGTTTCAAGTCTTTCTCTTGGCAGACTGGTGCAAATTGATGTCAAAAATCTGTCCATTAACATACTGACAAAGTATGATTGTCTGTCCACCAGGTGGCGTATTTAATCCAGCAGCAGGTGATCCCGCCGTTCTGCAACCTCCTGACAGTCAAAGACGCGCAGGTAGTCCAGGTGGTTCTGGATGGCCTGAGCAACATCCTAAAGATGGCTGACGATGAGGCTGAGACAGTCGCTAATCTGATTGAGGAATGTGGAGGTaggtttttttcctttttctttcttgagttTACTGATTTTAGAAAGGCGTGTTCATGAAGCCATCTCCCCCAATACAGGACTGGAAAAAATTGAGCAACTTCAGAATCATGAAAATGAAGATATCTATAAGCTGGCGTATGAAATTATCGACCAGTACTTCTCATCTGATGATGTGAGTCTCGCTGGTGGACCTTTGTGGGAGCGGTTAGTGAATAAGGTATGTCCTGATGCTTGCTGGTATGGCGCTGATGAGCattttgcttttcttttaaattcaGATTGATGAAGACTCAAGTCTGGTGCCCGAGGCCATCCAGGGTGGAACTTACGGGTTCAATTCCTCCACTAACGTGCCAGCAGAGGGGTTCCGGTTCTAAAAAGCGTCTGTGATGGGGGAGATAGGTCATGATGCAGCACTCTGTTCAACAAAAATTGCGAGCAAGAGAGAGCGAGAGTGTGAGAGAGATTAGATCCATTGTGCTTGGTTCATTGGATCCTTGGCTGCATTTAATCCGAGAGCAATTGTGTGGATTTCGTTTGGCGTTCCGGGGGGAGCCGGCCCAAATGGAGTGGCGGTGGAGAGTGGATGCAAGTGCGAGTGAGTGCTAAATGTTGCAAACAAACATCTACACTGAAATGCTTTGGAGGACATTCTGAACACTTTGCCGTTATGACAGGTGTTAtctaaacagcaaaaataagaTGTCAATTAGGAGAGAACCAAGACATTGAAATCAATCAATTAGAGgaatctgggtggggggggggtaacaaaaCCATATTAGTTTTTGTGGTCCGGTTAGTTGAGGGGAGGAACAGCAAATGGGAGGTGTCAGGGAACGCACCCCTCAGGGCCGTGCTGAGTGAATGGACCCACGTGTGCGAATGTGTGGACTCGGCCCCGAGGAGCCCGGGCCGTCTCCTCCAATCCTGGGGCTTCACCCCACAAGGAGCCAGGGGGGCGGCTCCAGTGGCACGGAGCGTGTGCGAGAGTGGTGGGTGCGTGTGCGTGACTGGGCGTGAGGCTGGGTGTGTACGCATGCAAtgaaaacaaaactgaaacgagagccagggggaaaaaaaaactactaaaGTTGCCCACAGAGGAGGCTGATTTATTCGGAAATGGGACACCCCTTACCAGAAAGGAAGAGTAAGGTCTTTCTGTAAACAGGAGAATGCATAGAGGTGCGTTGAGATGTCTATAATGTTAGTATTAAATGGCACTGGCCGGTGAAACCGGGGTGAGCGCCACTGCAAAGGCCACGCGTTTCAGTCCAGTGTcattctttttattttctttcccTATGCTTTTATTTCCAGTGTTTGTGCAGAAGTGAACTGTTTTAAGCAAGGCTCCCTATTTACACTGTACCTAGCACCAAAAATCCATTTGATGCTGCAAATATCCATGATGCCATCTCTTAGAATTAAATTTATATGATCCCTTGCATgatatatacatttttctttttctgaaGTGAGAACCACTGAAAGCTTAATTGTCGCAAGGGACATGAGGAAGAATGGCCATTTTTAAATGTGACTTTCAGTCCTAATATTTTGCATGTACTAATTCTTTATTTTAGGGGTTTATTTTAGTTTTCGTGTACAAAGTGTAATTTTTATTTGTAGAATACAGTACAGTTTCAATGTTTTCCATCTCCCCCCTCACTTTAGTTCCCTGACCCGTTTGCACATTAACTCAATGGGCAAAGTGATGTTCTGCACCAGTGTTTTGACCATGCATAAATGAAATGTAGCAACACCTTTAACAGTGTGTAGTGTTTTACTGTATtccagggtttttttttaaacgacaAACTATTAATCCAACTGGAGCCACATTGCAGAATTTCATGTTTAAGGGGGCTGGTAATATGCACCTGATTTTGATCTGGGAAACTTTTCTGTAGGGGGGATGTGTGGTAATCATGGGTATTGGGAAATCTGCTTTGTTCGTCTCAGTCTGGGTAAACACTGTATATACACTGAGTACAGAAAGACTGTTGATACAACCTTGCTGTATGTCATGTATAACGGTTAGCCCATCCCCAGTGTCCGCGCTCTTTTGTGTTGTAGTTTGACCCGATAGAAACTGATTACATTTTGTGGTCACTATCTTCTGGATTTTTGGGTTATTTTTGCAGCATTCCTTGTCAGCAGagatgtgatttaaaaaaaaaagaaacatttaaagggcagagcaaaaataaaaaaaaaaaaaaaaaagcttaaccTGTTGAAGTTAGATTATGGGCTAGGTTGTctttaagaaaataaatgctaaaaCTTCATGCGCTGCGTCTTATTTGTGTTACATTCCTTAAGCAGTGGGATTTAGGGGAATTTAGGCACCTCCTGAAACGTCTAAGGGTCTTTGTGTCCCGTAAGTGTAGCAATGTGTAACTTGGACTTTATTCTGGACTTCTGGATAACCAGTCCTTTGTGTCTCCACTGGTATTAGGATGATGTCAACACTGCTGTCCTAGATTTGTAGGATATTAGGGCCTTTTAGCATTGTTGCATGACAGACCATCAGGGGGTGTAATGGTCAAGGATGCACAACTTGACAATATCCCTCTGATGTATCAGGTGGTGCCTTTGTTCCTCTGAAATGTGGGAATTAAACTGACTTGCTTCACTTAGATGTACTGTTGGATACGTTTGTTAAAATGTCAACAAAACAGACGGACCGGGGATCCGAGTGGTGTTTCCCCGCTGTGTACGGTCTGTCCCTCCGGTGCTTCGTTTCAATTGCGTTTGAATCGCAGAATGGGGTGGTCTGATTGGCTGTCCGGGGCGTCAGCTATGTGCGCATGCGCACTTCTCTTCAAAGGCTGTAAACGGAAAAGAGGGCTTTGGACCAGAGCACCGGCGTTTGGTGAGTATCGACTAGTTAACTTACCGGGATGCTTGTATTTAGCAAAGAGGACGGCATCCTTCCATGGCGGTGACACAGGCCGCCGTCTCTAAGCAGACGTCTGTTTGGCTACTACCTGCGTACTTAACAAAGAACTGCGCCTGGCTTATCTCACGTGTATTTGCTTGTTAAGTGGATGCAGTTGGGTGAGTTTGTGCGTTTTCCTAAACTAAAGCGGGTGCTGGGTGGGGCCAGAAAAACCAacgttgttttgttttgtttatcctTAATAAACTAGAAATGTGGCGTTTAGAAACGATACCCTGTGCATATTTTCCGGGCTACACTAGTGTCAGGCTTCTGTCCCGGTTGTACGTTACGCTGGACGTCCGGGATTCGTTGCTGGACATGGATCCGTGTTTCGGGCACCAGTTTGAGGTATCAGACCGCCCCCTTCAAACTGCCTCTTTCTAACCACCTGGATAGGAGTGCAGTGTATGACACAAAATGTCTTtaaattatttgaaatattgGTTATGTTATGAATCTGCCTTTTGGTTTTATTTGGAAAATACGATTCAGCGTTGCTGGGTCTCTGTAGTAGAACACAATAAAAAGTTTGTTCTTGTGTCACCTGTTCTAGCTAATCCTCGTTATTTGTTTCACACGACCTTTGCAGCCATAGTCCAGCCGGCACCATTTATAGCCTGTTGACGTTTCCGTAAAATATGCAGCTCCGGTGAGCGTGACGCCTCTCACCTTCCTGCCCGGCTCACGTCGCGCCGTTAGGCTCAGGATCACACGGACGTACGAAGCCGCCCTGATCACGCTGGCGGACCAGAGTGTCCTCCACCTCTTGTGCGAGTTTTCGCGTCTCTCTGAGGCGTGTGACTCTTTTTAAACTGTCTGAAGCTTTTTATATTTGACTCACGTAACGCCAGCTTTTGGTTTTCAGAAGTGCCCATCCGGACATAAAGTAGTAAGCTGCCCCTCCTGACCTCAGAGCTAGTAGCATGGACAGCCTGGAGGAGGACCTCACCTGCTCCGTGTGCTGCTCTCTCTTCAGTGACCCACGTTTGCTTCCCTGCTCCCACACTTTCTGCAAGGCCTGCTTGGAGAACGTGCTACAGGTGTCTGTTAACTTTTCCATCTGGCGCCCTCTCCGCATCCCCCTCAAATGCCCGAACTGCCGCAGTGTGGTAGAGTTGCCCCCCTTGGGTGTGGACGGCCTCCCTGTCAACATCTCCCTGCGTGCCATCGTGGAGAAGTTTCAATGTGATGGCCACCCCCGTCCGGCCGCCTGCCCTGAGCACCCCCGGCAGCCGCTCAACGTCTACTGTATCCAGGACCGCAAGCTGGTCTGCGGGTTCTGCCTGACGGTAGGGCAGCATCAGGGCCACCCCATCGATGACCTGGACACAGCTTATGTGAAAGAGCGCGAAGCCCCGGCTCGTCTGATAGAGCAGCTGACGGACAAGCGCTGGGCTGAGGTGTGTGCCCTGGTGGATCAGCTGGAGCAGGATAAGGAACGTTGTGAGAGGCTGCTGCAGCAGGACCGTGACGCAGTGGTCCAGTTCTTCGGCAGCCTGGAGCTGATCCTGGCCCAGAAGAAGGAGGCTTTCATGGAGGCGCTGGAGGGGGCCAGTGGGGAGCTGCAGCGCGCTTACGATCCGCTGATTGAGAAGCTGAAGGACATGAAGGAGGAGCAGCTAGACCTCATTTCCTACAGCACAGCGGTGGAGGGGGAGGAATCCCCCCTCGCCTTCCTGGAGAAGGTCCACGTCTTCCGGGAGAGGGTGGAAGCCTTGATCAGAGCACCGCTGCCCAGGCCGACGGTCCTCTGCACCCACCCTCGGGCCGCTGAGTTCCTGGAacagcactgggctggggtgacTGTCACTGATTTGGAGCAGGGTCCAATTCCCCAGATCACATGTTGCATACAGGGCTGCGGTCAGAAGGAGGCCCCCCCCTCCACTTGGCTACAGCCAAATCCTGCCCCCCCAGTGCCTTCCACTGTCCTGCTTGTGCTCCTCCTGTGTCTCGTACTGTTTGGTCTGAGCTACATGTACGCGCTGcccgtctcccttcctggtctgcctCGAGCGAGTCAGGTGCTTCAGGCTGTTCTGCATGAACTGACTGGCCACGTCTGCTTGCTACAGGAGACCATGGTGTACCTGCAGTCCATGGTTGGAGATATGGTTCTCAAATGCAGGCTTCTCCTGTCCTCCCTTGGAGAAACTACAGGGTATTATTTAGGCACCATCTACAAGCTGTTCTGATTCTCGGGGAAAGAGGGTTAGTGCACGAATTTGCCCACGAAATAATTATATTCTTtgattagtatttttttttgtagtgcCTACCAGCACCTATCAGTACCTCCTGTCAACCAGATTTATCTTGCCAAATCAACCCCCCACTCTTTCTACACTAACCGACCAGAACCTCTGTGGTGTATCTTTGTAACTTTgactaaaaaattaaatcttttTTATAGTGTTTCTTATTGTAAATCTTATAAATTGTCCAGGAATGCTTATATAATCACATGCCTTTAGAGAATTTGCACATTGAAAAACCTTCCCAGAAAAAAAGACCACAGCTTTTTCTTGCACTCTAGATGAATTAACCAGTTACTGAGGCCTGGACAGCACAGGCAACAAAATACTGTACCTGCCCATCAGTGTTTACAGCCCTTTTACACATCATTCCACTCCAACACATCTTCAGCATCTGATTCAGCTGGAGCTGAACT
Coding sequences within:
- the trim59 gene encoding tripartite motif-containing protein 59 — its product is MDSLEEDLTCSVCCSLFSDPRLLPCSHTFCKACLENVLQVSVNFSIWRPLRIPLKCPNCRSVVELPPLGVDGLPVNISLRAIVEKFQCDGHPRPAACPEHPRQPLNVYCIQDRKLVCGFCLTVGQHQGHPIDDLDTAYVKEREAPARLIEQLTDKRWAEVCALVDQLEQDKERCERLLQQDRDAVVQFFGSLELILAQKKEAFMEALEGASGELQRAYDPLIEKLKDMKEEQLDLISYSTAVEGEESPLAFLEKVHVFRERVEALIRAPLPRPTVLCTHPRAAEFLEQHWAGVTVTDLEQGPIPQITCCIQGCGQKEAPPSTWLQPNPAPPVPSTVLLVLLLCLVLFGLSYMYALPVSLPGLPRASQVLQAVLHELTGHVCLLQETMVYLQSMVGDMVLKCRLLLSSLGETTGYYLGTIYKLF
- the kpna4 gene encoding importin subunit alpha-3, coding for MADNEKLDNQRLKNFKNKGRDLETMRRQRNEVVVELRKNKRDEHLLKRRNVPHEDICEDSDVDGDFRAQNTSLEAIVQNATSDNQGVQLSAVQAARKLLSSDRNPPIDDLIKSGILPILVHCLDRDDNPSLQFEAAWALTNIASGTSEQTQAVVQSNAVPLFLGLLQSPHQNVCEQAVWALGNIIGDGPQCRDYVISLGVVKPLLSFISPSIPITFLRNVTWVMVNLCRHKDPPPPMETIQEILPALCVLIHHTDVNILVDTVWALSYLTDAGNEQIQMVIDSGIVPHLVPLLSHQEVKVQTAALRAVGNIVTGTDEQTQVVLNCEALAHFPALLTHPKEKINKEAVWFLSNITAGNQQQVQAVIEANLVPLIIHLLDKGDFGTQKEAAWAISNLTISGRKDQVAYLIQQQVIPPFCNLLTVKDAQVVQVVLDGLSNILKMADDEAETVANLIEECGGLEKIEQLQNHENEDIYKLAYEIIDQYFSSDDIDEDSSLVPEAIQGGTYGFNSSTNVPAEGFRF